A region of Thermoleophilaceae bacterium DNA encodes the following proteins:
- a CDS encoding MlaD family protein has translation MVLALAIVGLTYAVFAGLPFGEKFEVRGVFSSANQLRSGSDVRIAGLRIGEVERIEQGPDHTSIAVMRIDDRGVPIRTDATLAILPRLALEGNDYVKVNPGTPSAPELRSGATIPLERTTVAVQLNQVLDVLTRPTRNALKSTFAELARGLGTGRDGSQGSSRAGHEGLRRAVRELDGAVLSISQVARASRGTRPGDLRRAIGSSGNFAAQLAQDPAALADFVTNYNRVFGALAGHDRALAASIRELDGVLRVAPASLRSVDAALPALTRFTQALRPTLRAAPVTLRKANGALTQLELLMRDRELPSLLTALEPVSANLPTLNRRLGSLLPLVTPVSKCVSQNVIPTFNQTIEDGPRTSGQPVWQEFLHMGAGLAGIAQGFDGNGTTLRLGVSQDERTVTYNLPGVGEVMTRGAIEGVSPTWLGFGVDPQYRPDARCIDQEVPNLNIPSRKSGPPPRPSSMVAQPPTATERSLRAALLEQDSTEVLRGLRELTREHQRRGGRG, from the coding sequence GTGGTTCTCGCGCTGGCCATCGTCGGCCTGACGTACGCCGTCTTCGCCGGACTCCCCTTCGGCGAGAAGTTCGAGGTGCGGGGGGTCTTCTCGAGTGCCAACCAGCTCAGATCAGGCAGCGACGTGCGTATCGCCGGGCTTCGCATCGGCGAGGTCGAGAGGATCGAGCAGGGCCCGGACCACACCTCGATCGCGGTGATGCGGATCGATGACCGCGGCGTGCCGATCCGTACGGACGCCACGCTCGCGATCCTGCCGCGGCTGGCGCTCGAGGGCAACGACTACGTCAAGGTCAACCCGGGAACGCCGAGTGCACCCGAGCTGCGCTCTGGCGCAACGATCCCCTTGGAGCGCACCACGGTGGCGGTGCAGCTCAACCAGGTGCTGGACGTGCTCACCCGGCCGACCCGCAACGCCCTGAAGAGCACATTCGCCGAGCTCGCGAGGGGGCTCGGCACTGGTCGCGATGGGAGCCAGGGCTCAAGCCGGGCGGGGCATGAGGGCCTTCGACGCGCGGTCCGTGAGCTCGACGGAGCAGTTCTGAGCATCAGCCAGGTTGCCAGAGCCTCGCGCGGGACGCGACCGGGCGACCTACGCCGTGCAATCGGGTCGTCGGGCAACTTCGCAGCGCAGCTGGCACAGGATCCCGCGGCCCTCGCCGACTTCGTCACGAACTACAACCGCGTCTTCGGCGCGCTCGCCGGCCACGACCGAGCGCTAGCCGCGAGCATCCGTGAGCTCGACGGTGTGCTTCGTGTCGCGCCGGCCAGCCTGAGGTCCGTCGACGCAGCGCTCCCGGCGCTAACGAGATTCACGCAGGCGCTGCGCCCAACGCTGCGCGCGGCGCCAGTCACGCTGCGAAAGGCCAACGGAGCGCTGACCCAGTTGGAGCTGCTGATGCGCGATCGTGAGCTGCCCAGCTTGCTTACCGCGCTCGAGCCGGTCAGCGCCAACCTGCCCACGCTCAATCGACGCCTCGGATCGCTCCTCCCGCTGGTCACGCCTGTGAGCAAGTGCGTGAGCCAGAACGTGATCCCGACGTTCAACCAGACGATCGAGGACGGCCCTCGCACATCGGGACAACCGGTGTGGCAGGAGTTCCTGCACATGGGCGCCGGTCTGGCCGGCATCGCGCAGGGCTTCGACGGCAACGGTACGACCCTCCGACTCGGTGTCAGCCAGGACGAACGGACCGTGACCTACAACCTCCCGGGCGTGGGCGAGGTCATGACGAGGGGCGCGATCGAGGGGGTCAGCCCCACATGGCTTGGCTTCGGGGTCGACCCGCAGTATCGACCCGACGCACGCTGCATCGATCAGGAGGTCCCGAACCTCAACATCCCGTCTCGCAAGAGCGGGCCGCCGCCACGACCGAGCTCGATGGTCGCGCAGCCACCGACCGCGACGGAGCGAAGTCTGCGAGCCGCGCTGCTCGAGCAGGACAGCACAGAGGTGCTGCGCGGCCTGCGGGAGCTCACACGAGAGCACCAGAGGCGAGGTGGACGCGGCTAG
- a CDS encoding MlaD family protein, whose amino-acid sequence METRAPTFRRLLPVATVGFVFLLLTLIGWRAFGGPLPLAPHGYRIEVPLPDASHLSPGADVLISGVHVGDVVEVKAVDNEPRVTIELEERYAPLRAGATAIPRTKSLLGEGYIEIAPGPRGAEVIPEGGEFPRAQVRRAQALDEVLETFSPDARRNLRRLFAGLSAAFSGRAEALNNSLGNFAPVTDNLEDVVRTLDRQSADLKRLVASSGEVFSALGEREGALQAAIVAGDRVLSATARRNRDLAAAIHALPPFLEDLKSASRTLEAASGDLDGAVSALLRVAPSLLPALREIDAAAPHFRSLFRELPAVIAAGNRGLPAVTKITRAAGSSFEQVYPPLRELIPWMELLGELPAEAVGAFANVGQLNNGTVIGSGGKPLHAVGGVPTIWNESIVGWTKRLPSHRSNPYPKPRSSLNIARGGLRAYDCRHLGNRQYLPPTGSGAPPCLLQGPWTYRGKTRYYPHLTLAPP is encoded by the coding sequence ATGGAGACGAGAGCACCCACCTTCCGTCGCCTGCTCCCCGTCGCGACCGTCGGGTTCGTCTTCCTGTTGCTCACTCTAATCGGGTGGCGGGCGTTCGGCGGGCCGCTCCCCTTGGCACCGCACGGGTATCGTATCGAGGTCCCGCTGCCGGACGCATCACATCTGTCGCCAGGCGCGGACGTCCTCATCTCCGGTGTCCACGTCGGCGACGTCGTCGAGGTGAAGGCGGTCGACAACGAACCGAGAGTCACCATCGAGCTGGAGGAGCGGTACGCGCCCCTGCGCGCTGGGGCCACCGCGATCCCGAGGACGAAGAGCCTGCTCGGCGAGGGGTACATCGAGATCGCCCCTGGGCCGCGCGGCGCCGAGGTGATCCCGGAGGGCGGAGAGTTTCCGCGGGCGCAGGTGCGACGGGCCCAAGCACTCGATGAGGTGCTCGAGACCTTTTCGCCGGACGCGCGGCGAAACCTGAGACGGCTCTTCGCGGGGCTTTCGGCGGCGTTTAGCGGTCGCGCGGAGGCGCTGAACAACTCGTTGGGAAACTTTGCGCCGGTTACGGACAACCTCGAAGACGTTGTGCGCACGCTGGACCGCCAGAGCGCGGACCTGAAGCGCCTGGTCGCGAGCTCTGGAGAAGTCTTCAGCGCACTCGGAGAAAGGGAGGGCGCGTTGCAAGCCGCGATTGTCGCCGGAGATCGCGTACTGAGCGCTACCGCCCGCCGCAACCGCGACCTCGCAGCCGCCATCCACGCGCTGCCGCCCTTCCTCGAGGACTTGAAGAGCGCGTCGCGAACGCTGGAAGCGGCAAGTGGCGACCTCGACGGCGCGGTGTCCGCGCTCCTACGGGTAGCCCCGTCGCTCCTCCCCGCGCTTCGAGAGATCGACGCCGCAGCGCCGCACTTCCGGTCGCTGTTCCGCGAGCTGCCTGCCGTCATAGCGGCCGGCAACCGTGGCTTGCCGGCCGTCACGAAGATCACTCGTGCAGCGGGCTCATCTTTTGAGCAGGTTTATCCGCCGCTTCGCGAGCTGATCCCGTGGATGGAGCTCCTCGGCGAGCTCCCGGCCGAGGCCGTGGGCGCGTTCGCGAACGTCGGTCAGCTCAATAACGGAACGGTAATCGGATCCGGGGGGAAGCCGCTCCACGCAGTCGGAGGGGTGCCAACGATCTGGAACGAGTCAATCGTCGGATGGACCAAGAGGCTGCCCAGCCACCGATCGAACCCCTACCCCAAGCCTCGCAGTTCCCTCAACATCGCCCGCGGCGGCCTGAGGGCCTACGACTGTCGCCACCTTGGCAACCGACAATATCTTCCTCCGACGGGCAGCGGCGCCCCACCATGTCTCCTGCAGGGGCCATGGACCTATCGCGGAAAGACCCGGTACTACCCCCACCTGACGCTGGCACCACCGTGA
- a CDS encoding MlaD family protein, whose protein sequence is MLRYYVVLAALALIGVACAVYVLSNQGQGGPDPWRSVYEVRIELTEADGVAPGIGQPVTVAGVAVGSVVRTEHTTDANALVTLEIEHDQLPRVYANATASLEPITPLKDMRIELDPGGPPAPALRERATIRTARTSTPVPLSEFLASLDADTRTYLTSLIAALDRGTRDQGENIRRMLRALGPTTAQVRQITEALAQRRRPLARLVHNLAVVTRAASRDEELAGLVVAGNQTLQALAEQEAPLRRALARLPGTLESTRATLGHAATLADELRPTLDALLPPVRQLPATFAALRPFADATRSTLLRQVRPLVVEAQPLVRDLGTATSRLAALAPNMTSALQALNYAFNELAYNPPGDDEGFLFWLAWWAHNWLDAGALSGDAHGGVARVMLAASCRSSEGAFGEIAMLLNVNVGLPATCPEG, encoded by the coding sequence GTGCTGCGTTATTATGTCGTTCTCGCGGCGCTCGCGCTCATCGGCGTCGCGTGCGCGGTCTATGTGCTGTCAAACCAGGGTCAAGGGGGCCCTGACCCGTGGCGGTCCGTGTACGAGGTCCGGATCGAGCTGACCGAGGCAGACGGCGTTGCGCCGGGAATCGGTCAGCCAGTAACCGTCGCCGGTGTGGCGGTCGGCTCGGTCGTCCGGACTGAGCACACCACGGACGCCAACGCGCTCGTGACACTGGAGATCGAGCACGACCAGCTACCGCGCGTATACGCCAACGCGACCGCATCGCTCGAGCCGATCACACCGCTCAAGGACATGCGGATCGAGCTCGACCCGGGCGGGCCGCCCGCGCCGGCTCTGCGAGAGCGCGCCACCATCAGGACGGCCCGGACGAGCACGCCGGTACCCCTGAGCGAATTCCTCGCCTCGCTTGACGCGGACACGCGTACCTACCTGACCTCGCTGATCGCTGCGCTCGACAGGGGAACCCGAGACCAGGGGGAGAACATCCGCCGCATGCTGCGCGCGCTCGGCCCCACGACCGCACAGGTACGCCAGATCACCGAGGCGCTCGCGCAGCGGCGCAGGCCGCTCGCGCGGCTAGTGCACAACCTGGCAGTCGTCACCCGCGCCGCCTCGCGCGACGAGGAGCTCGCCGGCCTCGTCGTGGCGGGCAACCAGACGTTGCAAGCGCTCGCAGAGCAGGAGGCGCCGCTGCGTCGGGCCCTCGCCAGGCTGCCGGGCACCCTGGAGAGCACCCGGGCGACCCTCGGCCACGCGGCCACCCTCGCCGATGAGCTGCGCCCCACCTTGGACGCCCTCCTGCCGCCGGTGCGGCAGCTGCCGGCCACCTTTGCGGCGCTGCGCCCGTTCGCGGATGCGACAAGGTCAACTCTGTTACGCCAGGTACGGCCGCTCGTGGTCGAGGCGCAGCCGCTCGTGCGCGACCTCGGTACCGCGACCTCCAGGCTTGCGGCCCTCGCGCCGAACATGACGAGCGCCCTTCAGGCTTTGAACTACGCCTTCAACGAACTGGCCTACAACCCGCCCGGTGACGACGAGGGGTTCCTCTTCTGGCTCGCGTGGTGGGCACACAACTGGCTTGACGCTGGGGCCCTCTCGGGCGACGCGCACGGCGGAGTGGCCAGGGTGATGCTTGCGGCCTCCTGCAGGTCAAGCGAAGGTGCCTTCGGCGAGATCGCCATGCTCCTGAACGTCAACGTCGGACTTCCCGCAACCTGCCCTGAGGGCTGA
- a CDS encoding tyrosine-type recombinase/integrase: MPYLYTDAEIVALMDAASVIPTAHRAATLRALIGLLAATGMRVGEAIRLDRGDIDHTHELLIVRATKFGKSREVVLHPTTIGALRGYLRRVDRPVPAEPTAAVFTSAAGTRLTYCNVHLAFKRIVAHAGLKPRSAACRPRPHDLRHTFAVNTVLDAYRDGADVQTRLPLLSTYLGHVNPGSTYW; the protein is encoded by the coding sequence GTGCCCTACCTCTACACCGATGCCGAGATCGTCGCGTTGATGGACGCGGCGAGTGTGATCCCGACAGCGCATCGCGCCGCGACACTGCGCGCGCTGATCGGGCTGCTCGCCGCGACCGGGATGCGCGTCGGCGAGGCGATCCGTCTTGACCGCGGCGACATCGACCACACCCATGAGCTGTTGATCGTGCGCGCCACCAAGTTCGGCAAGTCCCGCGAGGTCGTGCTGCACCCGACCACGATCGGGGCGCTTCGCGGCTACCTGCGCCGGGTCGATCGGCCCGTCCCCGCCGAGCCGACCGCGGCGGTGTTCACGTCGGCGGCGGGCACCAGGCTGACGTACTGCAACGTCCACCTCGCGTTCAAGCGGATCGTCGCGCACGCCGGCCTCAAGCCGCGCTCGGCCGCGTGTCGCCCGCGGCCACATGACCTGCGCCACACCTTCGCGGTCAACACCGTCCTGGACGCCTACCGCGACGGCGCTGACGTGCAGACCAGGCTGCCGTTGCTCTCGACCTACCTCGGGCACGTCAACCCCGGATCCACGTATTGGTAG
- a CDS encoding MlaD family protein, translating to MLIALLAAGGAVVATRQGESSTFRVHAVFDTAKGMVPGQSVKIAGAEAGKVEALELEARGGGGYKARMELRIERRFAPFHADASCRILPQGLISENFVECDPGSARQPALSRGASGVPTVTLRSTAVPASLQDLLNTFSAPASQRLRILFNELGLGTAGRGEDLNAILRRSNPALTQARRALSILASQRELLADAVGQTDRVLDELAARDDELRAFVGRSATVVRTTASRRGALGQAIRRLPAMLDALDRSLAPIKRVSQTGVPLLRRLRAAAPGLTNFNRAFPTFAEPAVPALRALGSAAATGRSAIPPARPAFSHLRKLAVRAQPVARQLDRLLLSVRDQGGFEGLGDLTYTLANLAAGYDRTSHFVAVAGSVFPRCIVENQSPGPEPTAGCSHAYYAPGMGQTPATHAPGRGSGSGPGDRTMSEKQLRTFLDYLLK from the coding sequence ATGCTCATCGCCTTGCTAGCGGCCGGCGGCGCGGTCGTAGCGACGCGTCAGGGAGAAAGCTCCACGTTCCGAGTACATGCGGTCTTCGACACCGCGAAGGGCATGGTGCCCGGCCAGTCGGTGAAGATCGCCGGCGCGGAGGCCGGGAAAGTCGAGGCGCTCGAGCTCGAGGCGCGTGGCGGGGGTGGCTACAAGGCGCGGATGGAGCTGAGGATCGAGCGCCGGTTCGCGCCCTTCCACGCCGACGCGAGCTGTCGGATCCTGCCGCAGGGACTGATCAGCGAGAACTTCGTCGAGTGCGATCCGGGGTCCGCGCGGCAACCCGCCTTGTCCCGCGGCGCGTCGGGCGTGCCGACCGTGACGCTGAGGTCGACCGCAGTGCCAGCCTCGCTTCAGGACCTGCTCAACACCTTCTCGGCCCCTGCTTCTCAGCGGCTCAGGATCCTGTTCAACGAGCTCGGCCTCGGAACCGCCGGGCGCGGCGAAGACCTCAACGCGATCCTGCGGCGATCCAACCCTGCGCTGACGCAAGCTCGCCGGGCGCTCTCGATCCTGGCCAGCCAACGCGAACTACTCGCCGACGCCGTTGGTCAGACGGATCGCGTGCTCGACGAACTCGCCGCGCGCGACGACGAGCTCCGCGCCTTCGTTGGCCGTTCCGCCACCGTCGTTCGCACCACCGCTTCGCGCCGCGGGGCGCTTGGGCAGGCGATCCGGCGGCTGCCGGCGATGCTCGACGCGCTCGACCGCTCGCTCGCTCCCATCAAGCGCGTTAGCCAGACCGGGGTGCCCCTCCTCCGGCGCCTCCGGGCCGCCGCTCCCGGGCTCACCAACTTCAACCGCGCATTCCCCACATTCGCGGAGCCCGCGGTGCCCGCGCTGCGTGCGCTCGGCAGCGCGGCGGCCACCGGCCGCAGCGCGATTCCTCCGGCTCGACCCGCCTTCTCACACCTTAGGAAGCTGGCCGTACGCGCTCAGCCGGTCGCGAGGCAGCTCGACAGGCTGCTCCTCAGCGTCCGTGACCAGGGTGGGTTCGAAGGTCTGGGTGACCTCACCTACACCCTGGCGAACTTGGCTGCGGGATATGACCGTACCTCGCACTTCGTCGCCGTCGCCGGCTCCGTCTTCCCCCGCTGCATAGTCGAGAACCAGTCCCCTGGTCCCGAACCCACTGCAGGGTGCAGCCACGCCTACTACGCGCCCGGCATGGGCCAAACTCCGGCTACTCACGCTCCTGGCCGCGGATCCGGTTCCGGGCCAGGCGACCGCACCATGTCGGAGAAGCAACTCCGAACGTTCCTGGATTACCTGTTGAAGTGA
- a CDS encoding MlaD family protein, with protein MLAVVFYVSYTASRGLPWESSYDVYVELPNATRLTETDAVRIRGVRVGRVSSVTALPPRQGRRAFARVKLSLDPSAGPLPTNTKVRVRQASVLGASYVDLTPGRSSRKVPESGTLPLRPATSPVDLTDLFDVFERSTARHIQSTLGELGAGFAGRGPALNTALASLADLLPPLTRVSHVLAAPDTRLRGFIRGYQSFSGALAPVSRELGGLVAGGSETFGALVSERSALAATIEALPPTESAVTSALTRLQPSLDGLAQLADDLRPAATLLPHALTRLNASLDAGVLPLRQLPPLARRLRTTLATLEDVTRLRSTDGALRKLTDTVRAAGTTLQVLTPAQRACNVIAIWAQYFAESSGTIGMGEGPTFVNLATTTSGAENEAFQNSKPSPNIGINYLPHENANECESGNEPHDGVTQVLSNPPGYQSTRHPDTDPPPGARERARRAGLLEPPEGWTP; from the coding sequence GTGCTTGCCGTCGTCTTCTACGTCTCCTACACGGCCAGCCGCGGGCTGCCGTGGGAATCGAGCTACGACGTCTATGTCGAGCTGCCGAACGCCACCAGGCTGACCGAGACCGACGCGGTGCGGATCAGGGGGGTCCGCGTCGGGAGGGTCTCGAGCGTCACCGCGCTACCCCCGCGCCAGGGCAGGCGGGCGTTCGCCCGCGTCAAGCTGTCGCTCGATCCGTCGGCCGGTCCCCTGCCGACCAATACCAAGGTGCGGGTTCGCCAGGCCTCTGTCCTCGGCGCGAGCTACGTCGATCTCACCCCAGGTCGCAGTTCCCGCAAGGTCCCGGAGAGCGGAACCCTGCCGCTGCGCCCCGCGACCAGCCCCGTCGACTTGACCGACCTGTTCGATGTCTTCGAGCGCTCCACCGCCCGCCACATCCAGAGCACGCTGGGGGAGCTGGGCGCGGGCTTTGCCGGGCGGGGTCCCGCCCTCAACACGGCCCTCGCGTCGCTCGCGGACCTGCTGCCGCCACTGACACGCGTGTCACACGTGCTTGCCGCGCCCGACACGCGGCTGCGCGGGTTCATCCGCGGGTACCAATCCTTCTCGGGGGCCCTGGCCCCGGTCAGCCGCGAGCTGGGAGGGCTCGTCGCTGGCGGTTCTGAGACTTTCGGTGCCCTCGTCAGTGAGCGATCCGCGCTTGCCGCGACGATCGAGGCGCTGCCACCGACGGAGAGCGCCGTTACCTCGGCGCTCACCCGGCTCCAGCCGTCGCTCGACGGGCTTGCCCAGCTGGCCGACGACCTCAGACCGGCGGCGACGCTTCTGCCGCACGCGCTGACTCGGCTCAACGCCAGCCTGGACGCGGGCGTCTTGCCGCTGCGCCAGCTGCCCCCGCTCGCTCGGCGACTCCGAACCACGCTGGCGACACTCGAGGATGTCACCCGCCTGCGCTCGACCGACGGCGCGCTCCGGAAGCTCACCGACACGGTCCGTGCCGCCGGCACGACGCTGCAGGTGCTGACACCCGCTCAACGGGCCTGCAACGTCATCGCGATATGGGCTCAGTACTTCGCCGAATCAAGCGGCACCATCGGGATGGGCGAGGGACCGACCTTCGTAAACCTCGCAACCACCACTAGCGGTGCCGAGAACGAGGCGTTCCAGAACAGTAAGCCTTCCCCCAACATCGGGATCAACTACCTCCCGCACGAGAACGCCAATGAATGCGAGTCTGGCAACGAGCCCCACGATGGCGTGACCCAGGTGCTCAGCAACCCGCCGGGCTATCAGAGCACCCGGCACCCGGACACTGACCCACCACCCGGTGCCCGGGAACGCGCGCGGCGGGCTGGCCTGCTCGAGCCTCCCGAGGGCTGGACGCCATGA
- a CDS encoding MlaD family protein, which translates to MALAIVAVAWIMFGPSKRSYTVQAHFYNAGRLVEGGDVRIAGRKVGSISGVDLTPDGLAGITLSITDETVLPLRRGLRADIRAVGSATLTNNFVELTPGPTGAPSLRDGAVLPVTQTSGIVDLDAVLSSLDPSARADIRDLIANSAQVYAGSGSRYFNRMLAKLDPALAEVRGVTEELASDRAQIGRLVIKAAQAARAISSRRSDLRAAVGNTARTLEAIASEREALADALVRAPAVLGQGRRTLANLTTAVTAMRPALREVPPAGRPLGTLLQRLNTMLPRAVPVVSQLREQLPGLRESLLGYPRLQRPAIEALKSTGAALQDSRHVLRGLRIYGPDFLLGILNGLVTVASGTYNKSGHYIHIAFSEPPETLFAGLGRTGPLDELASVPGLFKLQRGLDARCPGANAPPAPDGSSPWIPDPLLCNPAHSIPASVNQP; encoded by the coding sequence TTGGCACTCGCCATCGTCGCCGTGGCCTGGATCATGTTCGGGCCAAGCAAACGCTCCTACACGGTTCAGGCGCACTTCTACAACGCCGGCCGGCTGGTCGAGGGTGGCGATGTGCGGATCGCCGGGCGGAAGGTCGGGAGCATCTCCGGCGTCGACCTGACGCCCGACGGCCTCGCGGGCATCACGCTCTCCATCACGGATGAGACCGTCCTGCCGCTCCGCCGGGGCCTCCGGGCGGACATCCGAGCGGTCGGCTCCGCGACGCTCACCAATAACTTCGTCGAGCTCACACCGGGGCCGACGGGGGCGCCTAGCTTGCGCGACGGGGCCGTGCTGCCCGTTACGCAGACGAGCGGGATCGTCGACCTCGACGCGGTCCTTAGCTCACTCGATCCGTCGGCCCGGGCGGACATCAGGGATCTGATCGCCAACAGCGCGCAGGTGTACGCGGGGTCTGGGTCGCGCTACTTCAACCGGATGCTCGCCAAGCTGGACCCGGCGCTCGCCGAGGTGAGGGGTGTCACCGAAGAGCTGGCATCCGATCGAGCCCAGATTGGGCGACTCGTGATCAAGGCAGCGCAGGCTGCGAGGGCGATCAGCTCGCGGCGAAGCGACCTCCGGGCGGCAGTCGGCAACACGGCGCGGACGCTCGAAGCCATCGCGAGCGAGCGGGAGGCGTTGGCCGACGCGCTGGTGCGAGCCCCCGCCGTACTCGGCCAGGGGCGCAGGACCCTCGCAAACCTGACCACGGCAGTCACCGCGATGCGGCCGGCCCTCCGGGAGGTGCCACCGGCAGGCAGGCCGCTTGGCACCTTGCTCCAGCGCCTGAACACGATGTTGCCCCGTGCCGTCCCGGTCGTGAGTCAGCTACGCGAGCAGCTCCCAGGCCTGCGTGAGTCACTCCTGGGATACCCGCGCCTCCAGCGCCCCGCCATCGAAGCCCTGAAGTCGACCGGTGCGGCGCTTCAAGACTCGAGGCATGTCCTTCGCGGCCTGCGCATCTATGGGCCGGACTTTCTCCTCGGAATTCTGAACGGCCTCGTTACGGTCGCAAGTGGCACCTACAACAAGTCCGGCCACTACATCCACATCGCGTTCTCCGAGCCCCCGGAGACGCTCTTCGCCGGCCTGGGTCGCACGGGCCCCCTGGACGAGCTCGCGTCGGTTCCGGGGCTCTTCAAGCTGCAAAGGGGACTGGACGCGCGCTGTCCCGGCGCCAACGCGCCGCCCGCGCCCGACGGCTCGAGCCCGTGGATCCCCGATCCGTTGCTGTGCAACCCGGCGCACAGCATCCCCGCGAGCGTGAACCAACCGTGA
- a CDS encoding spirocyclase AveC family protein produces MESIAGRTTLGGPVIAVSAARRRITPVKWWAAVGASFLALIVYLVVAWIASGDAKRTPTGADPVPRWMHMVGIVAQIAAPAIAVGVLYWFVIRPLRRKGRISFDGLLALATATVYWQDPLAMYTQPYAAYNADLVNLGSWAMHIPGWQAPNMDRFAEPLLFAPPVFLCIFLIGSIQANVLMRRVKGRWPSTGNVGLIALCFGFMALSVLIYEGLFVRLGLYHYGGVPGPKLFGGSHYQYPMVEVPLMAAPWTAFACLRYFRDEKGHSVVERGIDRLRTGAKRKTGLRFLAVTGICNVIFLIGYNIPAQWIGTHANWIDDVVERSYFTNGICGPGTAYACPGPGVPIARPDSAHLDPDRRLVSPSVGGPTNSGIRRPQ; encoded by the coding sequence ATGGAGTCGATCGCAGGGCGCACAACGCTCGGCGGGCCGGTGATCGCAGTCAGCGCCGCAAGGCGCCGGATTACCCCGGTCAAGTGGTGGGCAGCCGTTGGGGCGAGCTTCCTAGCGCTGATCGTCTATCTCGTGGTCGCCTGGATCGCGTCGGGTGACGCGAAGCGAACGCCGACGGGCGCGGATCCGGTGCCCAGGTGGATGCACATGGTCGGCATCGTTGCCCAGATCGCCGCTCCGGCCATCGCCGTGGGAGTACTCTACTGGTTCGTGATCCGGCCGCTCCGACGCAAGGGCCGGATTTCGTTCGACGGTCTACTGGCGCTGGCCACAGCGACAGTATACTGGCAGGACCCGCTCGCGATGTACACGCAGCCGTACGCTGCCTACAACGCTGACCTGGTCAACCTCGGCTCCTGGGCGATGCACATCCCCGGTTGGCAGGCGCCGAACATGGACCGATTCGCCGAGCCCCTGCTCTTCGCGCCCCCGGTCTTCCTCTGCATCTTCCTGATCGGCTCGATCCAGGCGAACGTGCTTATGCGTAGGGTCAAGGGTAGGTGGCCGAGTACGGGCAACGTCGGCTTGATCGCGTTGTGCTTTGGCTTCATGGCCCTCTCTGTGCTGATCTACGAGGGCCTGTTCGTGCGGCTGGGTCTCTACCACTACGGTGGGGTGCCGGGTCCGAAGCTGTTCGGCGGCAGCCATTACCAGTACCCCATGGTGGAGGTTCCGCTGATGGCGGCTCCCTGGACAGCGTTCGCATGCCTGCGCTATTTCCGCGACGAGAAAGGCCACTCTGTCGTAGAGCGCGGCATCGACCGCTTGCGCACGGGCGCGAAGCGGAAGACCGGGCTGCGCTTCCTGGCGGTCACCGGAATCTGCAACGTGATCTTCCTCATCGGCTACAACATTCCCGCCCAGTGGATCGGCACCCACGCGAACTGGATCGACGACGTGGTGGAGCGCTCCTACTTCACCAACGGGATTTGTGGACCGGGCACCGCCTATGCATGCCCGGGCCCTGGCGTGCCTATCGCGAGACCAGATTCGGCGCACCTTGATCCCGACCGGCGGCTAGTGTCGCCGTCAGTAGGTGGTCCGACTAACAGCGGAATCCGACGTCCTCAGTAA
- a CDS encoding tyrosine-type recombinase/integrase, translating into MPGQGTQAAHRAAHRREGRGAAPWLAERAGRPGDPLFPTSTGRPLSRDAIERRLAKHTAAATTACPSLAAKKVTADVLRHTAAMVLLHAGVDTSVIALWLGHEQVDTTQIYLHADLALKERALERTRP; encoded by the coding sequence CTGCCTGGGCAAGGGACGCAAGCAGCGCATCGCGCCGCTCACCGCCGCGAGGGTCGCGGTGCTGCGCCCTGGCTGGCCGAACGCGCCGGCCGGCCAGGCGACCCGCTGTTCCCAACCAGCACCGGACGGCCGCTCAGCCGCGACGCGATCGAGCGACGGCTCGCCAAACACACCGCCGCGGCCACGACGGCATGCCCATCGCTCGCGGCCAAGAAGGTCACAGCGGACGTGCTGCGCCACACCGCCGCGATGGTCCTCCTGCACGCCGGCGTCGACACCTCCGTGATCGCCCTCTGGCTCGGTCACGAACAGGTCGACACCACCCAGATCTACCTCCACGCCGACCTCGCGCTCAAGGAACGCGCGCTCGAGAGAACACGCCCCTGA